From a single Mobula birostris isolate sMobBir1 chromosome 13, sMobBir1.hap1, whole genome shotgun sequence genomic region:
- the LOC140206914 gene encoding uncharacterized protein produces the protein MAHQRVHTGEWPFTCPEGGKGFTCSSKLKVHQRVHTGERPFSCSDCGKGFNQSSTLLTHQRVHTGERPFICLDCGKGFNSSSNLQRHQRVHTGERPFTCFDCGKGFTESTSLQAHQSVHTGERPFTCSVCGKGFTRSAQLKEHQRVHTGERPFTCSGCGKGFTRSSDLMAHQRVHTRERPFVCSDCGKGFTWLSNLKVHQRVHTGERPFTCSVCGKGFSQASNLQEHQRIHTGERPFTCSDCGKGFTCSSQLKVHHRVHTGERPFTCSDCGKGFNSSSQLKVHQRVHTGERPFTCSDCGKGFMQSSELKVHQRVHTGERPFTCSDCGKGFTLSSKLKVHERVHNGERPFTCSDCGKGFTLSSHLLKHQSLHTGEWPFTCSVCGQGFSESSSLQRHQSIHTGERLFTCSDFGKRFSQPNQPYVHH, from the coding sequence atggctcaccagcgggttcacacgggcgagtggccattcacctgcccggaaggtgggaagggatttacttgctcttctaaactgaaggtacatcagagagttcacactggagagaggccgttctcctgctcagactgtgggaagggattcaatcagtcatccaccctactgactcaccagcgagttcacactggagagaggccattcatctgcttggactgtgggaagggattcaattctTCATCTaatctacagagacaccagcgagttcacactggagagagaccgttcacctgcttcgactgtgggaagggattcactgagtcgactagcctacaagcacaccagtcagttcacactggagagaggccattcacctgctcagtgtgtgggaagggattcactcgatcagctcagctgaaggaacatcagagagttcacactggagagaggccattcacctgctcaggctgtgggaagggattcactcggtcatctgacctaatggcacaccagcgagttcacaccagggagcggccgttcgtttgctcggactgtgggaagggattcacttggttatctaatctgaaggtacaccagagagttcacactggggagaggccgttcacatgctcagtctgtgggaagggattcagtcaggcATCAAACCTGCAAGAGCACCagagaattcacactggggagcggccgttcacctgctcagactgtgggaagggattcacttgctcatcccaactgaaggtacatcacagagttcacactggggagaggccattcacctgctcagactgtgggaaaggattcaattcatcatcccaactgaaggtacatcagagagttcacactggggagaggccgttcacctgttcagactgtgggaagggattcatgcAGTCATCCGAactaaaggtacatcagcgagtacataccggagagaggccgttcacctgctcagactgtgggaagggattcactttgtcatctaaactgaaggtacatgagCGAGTTCACaacggagagaggccattcacctgctcagactgtgggaagggattcactttgtcttCTCACTTACTGAAACACCAGtcacttcacactggggagtggccattcacctgctcagtctgtgggcagGGATTCTCTGAATCATCCTCCCTGCAGAGACATCAgtcaattcacactggggagaggctgttcacctgctcagactttgggaagagattctctcagccaaatcaaccctatgtgcatcattga